The region ACCAGGCACGATCGTCCCGGGAGCGGCTCAACAACTCGTTCCACAAGAGTGGGTAGGCCTGATGGCGTGCGACTTCAGTGGAAGCAAGATGCCAGATCGTAAAGAGCAGCAGTACGATCAGAGACAGAATCGTCGGGGCCAGGCGGCCGAAACGCCCGTCGAGAAGACAGGGAGCCGAGAGCAGCCATATCAAGCCGAAGCTAGAGCTCGAGACGAGCCAGGTGTAGGCCACGGAGGTGGGGGAAGGCCCAAACGCGCGAGCCGAGCTCACCAACGACACGATCAGAACCAGCACCACGAACGCGAGGGCGCGATGCCAGCGCAGGCGAGATCGTTCGTTTTCCGACGCAGTCCCGCCGGGTACGCCCGCGTTCGGAAGTCGCTCGATGAAAACGAGGCTCGCAACCGAGCCGAGCGCCAGGATAGCCGCAAGGAGCAGCGCCGTGGGAAACGCGACGGGCTCCCCGAGGCTCGTGGCATAGACGACCGCCGAGCCCAAGACGAGCGTGGCGACGAGATCCATTGCAAGAAATCGTTGCGGCCAGCCCTTGCTTCGCCAAACCCCGATCAGCCCCGCCGCAATGCCGGTCAAGAGGACGGGAAGAAACCACGGGTTGACCAGCTGGTGTGAAGCGAGCGCCACCGGCAGCACGCAGGGGAAGAAGACCCACGGCGCGAACCTCGAATCGGGGAGGTTCCAGGTACTCCCGAGCCACCTCGGGCATTCGGATGACAAAGCCTTTTCCCGGTTCACGACGTCCTTGGGAGAGAGCATCGCCTTACCCCGCTCTCCGCGCGCCGATCCGATATCGAACGATGATTGTACAGGTCCTAGGCTCCATGCTAACGCCGTGATGAGAGAAGTTCCAGCTCCAACTGAAGGCGACCATTGCCCTTCGCCATTGCCATGCGTTTTTTGGGCAAGGCCGCAGGTCCCACCGGTGCTAATAATTGACAGATTCTGTATGACAAAAATTGGATCTCTGTGGGTTTCGGCCAAGAGCCCGCCAGGGCCGACTATCCAACAAGCCATTACTAATAAATGGCTTAGCATCGTTTTGCCCCTATGGCACAGCGCTTGCTTTAGGGGGAGCATCGGTTGCTTACGAACTGCTGATTTCGGCGCCTGGGTTGGGGCGGTTCCATTTAGGACCCGAGACGGCAGTAAGCAAGTTCCCCGTGAGGCCACAAAGGCTCACGGGCTAGTGGAGAGAAGAGAGAAATGAAGAACAACAAAGGATTCACCTTGATCGAGCTGCTCATCGTGATTGCGATCATCGGCATCATCGCCGCGATCGCCATCCCGAGCTTGCTTCGCGCTCGCGTCTCGGCCAATGAGGCGCAGGCGATCGGCGACACCCGTACGGTCATCTCCGCCGAGCAGACTTACGCCGCGTCCAACTGTGGATGGTTTGCGCCCCTCGAGAACCTCAACCGCCTCGCCACCGGGATTGGCATTCCCAATTATCCGACGCAGGCTCCGGAGTTTCTCGGGAACGATCTCGGACGGGTACCTCCTTTCACGAAATCCGGTTACAGCAGAGATTGGAGTGATGGTGGCAGTGGACAGCCCCCGGGTCTCGGGACCCAGTGCGATCCCGCCAGCGTGCCCGACTACTGCTACACGTCCACCCCCGCCAGCAACTTGACGGGTGCGCGAGCGTTCGCGGGCAACGCCACCGGCGCGGTCTACGTTGACCAGGGTGGTAACTTGATCGCTTGCCCGGTCCCGAACGCGACCACATTCCTCGAGTAGCTTTCGGGAGCTCGGATTGGATTATCGGGGCGGCGCTTCCCGGCGCCGCCCCGAATCCGTTTGAGCACAATCCCTTCTCTTGGGAAGTCCCTCCGCGATCACGTTTCGGAGCGGTCCCTGGCACCGCAATATGCTAAGATACATCCAAGCTCTTACATCCACGGCGAAACCAGATCTGGTTTTGCTTCGACTTATGTAGCAACATGCTGGTCGTCGAAACCAAAGGACTTACCAAAGACTATGACGTCGGGTCGCTCCTAACCAAGCGCCGTCGGGCGCTCGACCACCTCGACTTGACCGTCGAAGAGGGTGAGATTTTCGGGCTCATTGGCCCGAACGGGGCGGGGAAGACCACGACTCTGAAGCTTCTCATGGGACTCGTCTTCCCGACCGAGGGCGAGGTCACCATCCTGGGGAGGGCGATCGACGACCCCTCGATGAAGGCCGAGATCGGCTACCTCCCCGAGCATCCCTACTTCTACGACTATCTGACGGGGAGGGAGCTCCTCGACTACTTCGGGCGTCTATTCGGCATCCCTTCGGAGCAGCGGAAACGGAGGATCGAGGAGCTGCTCGACCGAGTGGGAATCGCCGAGGCGGCGGACCTCGCGCTCCGCAAGTACTCGAAGGGCATGACCCAGCGGCTCGGCATCGCTCAGGCCCTCATCAATCGGCCCAAGCTCGTGTTTCTCGACGAGCCGATGTCCGGGCTCGACCCCATGGGTCGGCGCGAGATGTCGGGAATCATCCGGGAGCTTCGCGAATCCGGCGCGACCGTCTTTTTTTGCTCGCACGTCCTTCCCGACGTCGAGCAGCTGTGTGATCGCATCGCGATCCTGAATCGAGGCTAGTTGGTAGAGGTCGGGCCGCTGACCGAGATTCTCGACGTCTCGGTGAACGCCGTCGATATCGTGGTCGAAAACCTGAGCGGCGGGCTCGAGACCGAGCTCTCATCGAGCGCGAGGAGCGTGCGTCGGACGGGAGACCGCTGCCAGGTGGCTCTTTCGACTCGCGCGGATCTCGACGCCCTGCTCCCCCGGATCCTATCCGACGGTGCGAGGCTGGTCTCGGTGAATCCCGTCCGCGAGACGCTCGAAGACCATTTCGTCCGGGAAGTCCGAGCGGGTGACGGAGGCCAGTCGTGAACAGCGTACCGTTCGTCGCTCTGAATACCTTCCGTGAGACGGTACGGGACAAGGTCCTCTACAACCTGGTCCTGTTCGCCCTTCTCATGATCTCGAGCTCCTACGTTCTGGGGAAAATCTCCGTCTATCAGGAGGTCAAGATCATCAAGGATCTGGGGCTCGCCTCCATATCGATCTTCGGTATGGTCATCGCGATTTTCATCGGCATCGGACTGGTCGCCAAGGAGATCGAAAAGAGGACGCTCTACAGCCTGTTGCCAAAGCCGATCTCCCGGGTGCAATTCGTCCTGGGCAAATACTTCGGCCTCTGCCTTACGCTTCTCGTCAACGTCAGCGTGATGACGCTCGGGTTGTACGGGGTGCTCCTCGTCATGGAGGAGCCCTTCGACTCCGCTTTATTGAAAGCGATTTTTCTCATTTACGTGAGTCTTGCCGTCGTCGTTGCCGTGGCGCTTCTGTTCAGCACGTTCACCTCCTCGCTCCTGGCGGGGCTTGCCACCGGTTTCGTCTACGTCGCGGGATATTTCTCCGCGGATCTCAAGCATTTCGACGCGGTCGTCGACTCGAGCTTCATCCCCAGCGTCACTCGCGTGTTGTACTACCTCCTTCCGAATTTCAGGAACTTCGATATCAAAGCCCTGGTCGTTGGCGGAGATCCGGTGTCCGTAGCCCAGGTGGGGTGGGCGACTCTCTATGGCGCCGTCTATATTGGTTTGGTGCTGGCAGGCGCCTCCTGGATCTTCCAGAAGAGGAATCTCAAGTAGGTGGCCCGTGAGCTCGAGCAGAGCCGCCTCCGATGATCAGCTTCCGGTAACCTCGGCGAGGACCCCCTCGGCCTTACCCGGTCAGATCGCCAGGGTCTTCTTGATCGCGGCGCTCTTGTTCGCCGTTTATCTCATCCAGGTCCGTATCGACGAATCGTTCGGCGAGTATCGGGCCACGGAGGAAATCCTCTACGTCGAGAGCGGCGAGACTTTGAAGAAGGTGACGCTCGGGTTCGAGAACCTCGTCGCCGATCTGTACTGGCTGCGAACGGTGCAATACTTCGGAGGGAAGCGACGTCAAGTCACCAACAAGAACTATGCGCTTCTCGAGCCTCTTCTCCGGATCACGACCGACCTCGACCCCGACTTCAAGATCGCTTATACCTACGGATCCACGTTTCTCTCGGAGCCGTTCCCTTCGGGGGCGGGCTTGCCCATCAAGGGGATCGAGCTCATCGATCGGGGAATCGCGAACCATCCCGACTACTGGCGCTTCTACCTGGACAAGGGCTTCATCTATTTCTGGTACCTGAAGGACTACCACAAGGCGGCCGAGATATTTCTCGAGGGGAGCAAGATCGAGGGAGCTCCCTATTGGATGGTCGCCACCGCGAGCCGGACCCTCACGAAGGGCGGCGAGCGGGAGGTCGCGCGCGAGCTGTGGCGATACCTCTACGAGACCGCCGAGACCAATCAGCAGCGCGAGAACGCCGCGATCCACCTCCGGCAGCTCGATGCCCTAGACCAAATGGACAGACTGCGCGAGACGGTGCGGCGTTTCGCCGAAGATCTCGGTCGCGCCCCGCAGAGCTGGCAGGAGCTCGTCGACGCCAAGTACTTGCGTGCTCGACCGGTCGATCCCGCGGGAGTTCCTTACGTGCTCGACCCCTCGAAACTCGACGTCACGGTTTCGAAAGAATCGAGCCTGAGCGGCCTGCAGTCCATACGCTGAGCTCGTCGCCTTGGCCGGCTCCTGGAGCTCCTTCGTATCCTGGCTCGGGCCAGGATTCGCCTTTTCCTTCGGACTCGTCTGGGGTAGTTTCGTCAACGTCGTCATCCATCGTCTGCCCCGGGGGAAGTTCCTCGATTCGAATCGTTCGCGCTGCCCGGCTTGCGGGGAGATCGTTGCCGCTTACGACAACGTCCCGGTGCTGAGTTTCGTGTTCCTCGGTGGCCGGTGCCGCTATTGCAAGGCCCGCATCTCGTTTCGCTACCCGGTCGTGGAGCTCGCCGTCGGGTGCGCTTCACTCCTGGCGTACCTCCGGCACGGCCCCACACTCGAGTGCGTGGTGGAGCTCGCCTTCGTCGCCGCCCTCGTCGCCCTGGTCTTCATCGACTACGAGCATCAGATCCTCCCCAATAGCATCACGATCCCCGGGGTACTCGTCGGACTCGCACTCTCACCGCTACGCGAGACCATCTCGGTTCGCGACTCCGCGCTGGGAGCCCTGCTGGGCGCGGGTCTCCTGTTCGTAGTGGCCGAGCTCTACTTTCGCCTGAGAGGAATCGAAGGTCTCGGTTTCGGCGACGTGAAGATGATGGGTATGGTGGGGGCCTTCCTCGGCTGGAAGGGCGTTTTCCTGACCTTGTTCCTGGGATCACTCGCAGGCTCGGTCGTGGGTGCCTTCGTTCTGGCACGCGGGGGGGATATGCAGACCAAGCTTCCGTTCGGAACGTTTCTCGGGGCGGGCGCCATCGTCGCGTTGTACTCCGGAGCGCGTCTCATCGGCTGGTATAGCGGATTGTTCTGAAACCATGTTCGGAAGGGAAGCGAGGGTTCGGCTCTTTCTGGCGTTTCTGATCCTCGTCCTCGTCGTGGTGAACAGTCAAAGTCTCCTGAACTCCCAGCATTCTCGGGACGCCTTGATCGCTTCGTTCGACCGCTCGGTGCGCGCCACGGCCGAGCTCATCGCGGTCGAGCTGAGCCGAGAGAAAAAGCCTCTCGATTCGTCGGCCGCGAGCGTCTTTCTAGCGGAGGCGGCGAAAAAACGCGGCCTCGAGTCCGCCTGCCTCTTCGATCTCGATGCCCGTCTCCTCACCGGGGGAGCCTGTGCGCCGTCCGCGGCTCGTGCTTTCGATCGCCTGGATGCGGACGGCCGTCGATCGCTCCTCGGCCAGGGATGGGCGATCACCGGAGCAATCCCCGCTTACGATCCCGAATCGGCAACCGTAGCCGGGTACTTGATGACCGAGAACGGCATCATTCGAGTGGAGTCTCCCGCCGGTCCCGTCGCTCTGGCCAATCGGCGGCTGCGCACGACGCTCATCTATCAAGTTTCGGCATTGAGTTTCGTTCTCGTCGCGGTGTTTCTTTTTCTGCGCAGCCTGCTCGCCCCTCACCGGAAGCTCGTGGCCGAAGCGCGATCGGTGGCCACCGAGCTGTCGGACGGGCTGCCCGATTCTCGCGACGAAGCCGAGTTTCTTCTCGGAACGTTTCAAGAAGTCGTCGCCCGGCTGAAGCGGAAAGAAGACGAACTGGCTTCCCTTCACCGTCTGGAGAAGGCTCGGGCCGACGAGAGCGAGGCTCTCGCCAGCGACATCATCCGAAGCATGACCACGGGTCTCGTGAGTCTCGATGCCTCAGGAGTGGTCGCGATGGTGAATCCTGCGGCCCGGCGGATCTTCGGCGTCGATGCGGACGTGAGTGCCGGGCGGCCTTTCGCCGACGTCTTCCGGGGCTCGGACGAGCTCGAGCGGTGGATCTCCGATGCGATCGAGCGATCCGAATCCCATCTCCGCGGTGGGATCCGCTATCGAACCTCGACCGGGGAGACGCTCCACCTCGGGGTCAGCGTCATTCCCCTCCTTTCCGATGAGGGTCGCGCCCGAGGCGCTCTATGCCTGGTCGCCGATCTCACCGAGGTGGTGGAGCTTCGAAGCCGGTTGTTGTTGAAGGACAACCTGGCGCGCCTCGGGGAAATGGCGGCTGGCATCGCACACGAGTTTCGCAACGCGCTCGCCACGATTCTCGGCAATGCCCGGCTGCTCCGGGCCGAGGTCGAAGGGGAGTCTCGCGAAGTGGCCGATGCCCTCATCCAGGAGGGCCAGTCCCTGACCCACGTGGTTACCGAGTTCCTTCAATTCGCCCGGCCGGAGAGTCTGAGCTCCGAGCACGTCGACCTGCATGACATGCTTCGTGGTCTCGTCGAAGAGATGCGCGAGCGCGCGAGCGAGTCGCACGTGGCCCTTACGTTCGAAGGAGATCGCGTCGGGATGGAAGGAGACTCGCGGTTGCTGCGCAAGGCTTTCTCGAATCTCGTCCTCAACGCCATCGAATCGCTTTCGGATGCTCCGCCTCGGGCAGGTCGCGTCGAAGTGCATCTCTCCCGATACGACGGATACGCCGTGGTTCGTGTTCGCGACAACGGCCCGGGCATCTCGGCAGCGGATCGCGAAAAAATTTTCACGCCGTTCTTCACGAGGAAGGAGCGGGGCACGGGTCTGGGACTCTCGGTTGTTCAGAAAGTGGTCGTTTCCCACAACGGGACCATCGAGCTCGAGCCCGCGCAAGCCGGGGGAGCAAGCTTCGTCGTGCGTCTT is a window of Vicinamibacteria bacterium DNA encoding:
- a CDS encoding monovalent cation/H+ antiporter complex subunit F yields the protein MLSPKDVVNREKALSSECPRWLGSTWNLPDSRFAPWVFFPCVLPVALASHQLVNPWFLPVLLTGIAAGLIGVWRSKGWPQRFLAMDLVATLVLGSAVVYATSLGEPVAFPTALLLAAILALGSVASLVFIERLPNAGVPGGTASENERSRLRWHRALAFVVLVLIVSLVSSARAFGPSPTSVAYTWLVSSSSFGLIWLLSAPCLLDGRFGRLAPTILSLIVLLLFTIWHLASTEVARHQAYPLLWNELLSRSRDDRAW
- a CDS encoding prepilin-type N-terminal cleavage/methylation domain-containing protein; its protein translation is MKNNKGFTLIELLIVIAIIGIIAAIAIPSLLRARVSANEAQAIGDTRTVISAEQTYAASNCGWFAPLENLNRLATGIGIPNYPTQAPEFLGNDLGRVPPFTKSGYSRDWSDGGSGQPPGLGTQCDPASVPDYCYTSTPASNLTGARAFAGNATGAVYVDQGGNLIACPVPNATTFLE
- a CDS encoding ABC transporter ATP-binding protein; this encodes MLVVETKGLTKDYDVGSLLTKRRRALDHLDLTVEEGEIFGLIGPNGAGKTTTLKLLMGLVFPTEGEVTILGRAIDDPSMKAEIGYLPEHPYFYDYLTGRELLDYFGRLFGIPSEQRKRRIEELLDRVGIAEAADLALRKYSKGMTQRLGIAQALINRPKLVFLDEPMSGLDPMGRREMSGIIRELRESGATVFFCSHVLPDVEQLCDRIAILNRG
- a CDS encoding ABC transporter permease, coding for MNSVPFVALNTFRETVRDKVLYNLVLFALLMISSSYVLGKISVYQEVKIIKDLGLASISIFGMVIAIFIGIGLVAKEIEKRTLYSLLPKPISRVQFVLGKYFGLCLTLLVNVSVMTLGLYGVLLVMEEPFDSALLKAIFLIYVSLAVVVAVALLFSTFTSSLLAGLATGFVYVAGYFSADLKHFDAVVDSSFIPSVTRVLYYLLPNFRNFDIKALVVGGDPVSVAQVGWATLYGAVYIGLVLAGASWIFQKRNLK
- a CDS encoding prepilin peptidase — protein: MAGSWSSFVSWLGPGFAFSFGLVWGSFVNVVIHRLPRGKFLDSNRSRCPACGEIVAAYDNVPVLSFVFLGGRCRYCKARISFRYPVVELAVGCASLLAYLRHGPTLECVVELAFVAALVALVFIDYEHQILPNSITIPGVLVGLALSPLRETISVRDSALGALLGAGLLFVVAELYFRLRGIEGLGFGDVKMMGMVGAFLGWKGVFLTLFLGSLAGSVVGAFVLARGGDMQTKLPFGTFLGAGAIVALYSGARLIGWYSGLF
- a CDS encoding ATP-binding protein — encoded protein: MFGREARVRLFLAFLILVLVVVNSQSLLNSQHSRDALIASFDRSVRATAELIAVELSREKKPLDSSAASVFLAEAAKKRGLESACLFDLDARLLTGGACAPSAARAFDRLDADGRRSLLGQGWAITGAIPAYDPESATVAGYLMTENGIIRVESPAGPVALANRRLRTTLIYQVSALSFVLVAVFLFLRSLLAPHRKLVAEARSVATELSDGLPDSRDEAEFLLGTFQEVVARLKRKEDELASLHRLEKARADESEALASDIIRSMTTGLVSLDASGVVAMVNPAARRIFGVDADVSAGRPFADVFRGSDELERWISDAIERSESHLRGGIRYRTSTGETLHLGVSVIPLLSDEGRARGALCLVADLTEVVELRSRLLLKDNLARLGEMAAGIAHEFRNALATILGNARLLRAEVEGESREVADALIQEGQSLTHVVTEFLQFARPESLSSEHVDLHDMLRGLVEEMRERASESHVALTFEGDRVGMEGDSRLLRKAFSNLVLNAIESLSDAPPRAGRVEVHLSRYDGYAVVRVRDNGPGISAADREKIFTPFFTRKERGTGLGLSVVQKVVVSHNGTIELEPAQAGGASFVVRLPLEVLGSSSSDPWV